The Balneola sp. genome segment GCACCTCAAATTGGCAGGTCTATCAAGCTTTTTGTGATGGATACTGATGAGATGATTGAGGACGGAGAAGTTCCTTATGGCCCTATGGTTTTTATCAATCCTCTGATTCTTGAAAAAAGAGGAAATAAAATTCCATTGGAAGAAGGGTGCCTTAGTATTCCGGAAGTGAATGACAAGGTGTTTCGTCCTGAAACTGTTATCATTGAGTTCTTTGACCGTGATTTTAACAAACACCGACTTGAGGCAAGTGGCTGGACATCCCGTGTAATCCAACACGAATATGATCACCTTGAAGGGGTACTATTTCTGGATTACCTGAGTGCATTTAAAAAGCGAATGCATAAAAAGGAACTCAAAGAGATTGAAACGGGCGACAAAAAAATCAAATATCCGGTAGTGCCTAAAAAAGAAGCTGAGTAATTATGGATATCGTTTTTATGGGATCGCCGGAATTTGCCATTCCAAGCTTAGAGCAAATTCATCAGTCCGAACATACCATAAAAGCTGTTGTCAGTAACGTTGACAAGCGAAGGGGGCGGGGTTCTAAAACGTCCCCCACTTTGGTTAAAGCTAAGGCTTTAGAATTAGGCCTTCCTGTTATAGAGGTTGAAAATTTATCATCCGCCGAATTCAGTGAGCAGCTTGAAGCTTTAAATGCGGATTTGTTTGTCGTAGTTGCGTTTAGAATCCTGCCAAAGTCCGTCCTTCAAATACCTAAAATCGGATCTATTAATCTTCATGCATCGCTATTGCCTAAATATCGCGGTGCTGCTCCAATTCACTGGGCTATTATAAATGGAGAGGATGAAACGGGCTGTACTGTATTCTTTTTAGATGAAAAAGTGGATACCGGGAATATCATAGCTCAGAGAAAAACGGCTATTACTGAAAACGAGACGACCGGAGAGCTTTATAATCGGTTGAGAGATATGGGTAGCGAATTATTACTTAAGTCGATTCATGAAATTGACTCCGGTTCTTACACCCTTTCTGAGCAAAATGACAGCAAAGCTACTCCTGCTCCCAAATTATTCAGAGATGATTGTCACATAGATTTCACTAATTCTGCTCAAGATGTACACAATAAAATCAGAGGTCTAAGTCCTTTTCCGACTGCTTGGGCAAACTGGAATGGAGAGAAATTCAATTTGTATAA includes the following:
- the def gene encoding peptide deformylase — translated: MPILPIVTYNDPVLLKKAEEIDIEEDSEELQTLIDNMLETMYNADGVGLAAPQIGRSIKLFVMDTDEMIEDGEVPYGPMVFINPLILEKRGNKIPLEEGCLSIPEVNDKVFRPETVIIEFFDRDFNKHRLEASGWTSRVIQHEYDHLEGVLFLDYLSAFKKRMHKKELKEIETGDKKIKYPVVPKKEAE
- a CDS encoding methionyl-tRNA formyltransferase, which codes for MDIVFMGSPEFAIPSLEQIHQSEHTIKAVVSNVDKRRGRGSKTSPTLVKAKALELGLPVIEVENLSSAEFSEQLEALNADLFVVVAFRILPKSVLQIPKIGSINLHASLLPKYRGAAPIHWAIINGEDETGCTVFFLDEKVDTGNIIAQRKTAITENETTGELYNRLRDMGSELLLKSIHEIDSGSYTLSEQNDSKATPAPKLFRDDCHIDFTNSAQDVHNKIRGLSPFPTAWANWNGEKFNLYKSRLGRVANIDPGELLVNDDHLLVGCADGTVELMEVQLPGTKRLSAEELIRGYDVEGTLS